One Thermoanaerobacter pseudethanolicus ATCC 33223 DNA window includes the following coding sequences:
- the flhB gene encoding flagellar biosynthesis protein FlhB, which produces MIVLSKINLQLFAEEKTEPATPKRRQDARKKGQVFQSREITSALVIVAGFLAVNILTMPSLEKMMALTKYLLYTYSGANDDVFNVVGIRNLFTYVLQQAISIIMPIILLIFVVSLASTYLQVGFVFTTEPLAFKLERLNPVEGFKRIFSKRALVELAKSIAKVAVLFYIMYSFLASQYKGIPMLLDMSVQDILKYALNILLGITIRIGIVLIVLGALDYFFQWREYETSLKMSKEDIKEEFKETEGNPQIKAEIRRKQRQVSMRRMMQDLKKADVVITNPTHLAVALMYDSNVNDAPVVIAKGQDMIALRIKEEAKKLTIPIVENKPLAQALYRSTEIGDMIPPELYQAVAEVLAYVYSLKGE; this is translated from the coding sequence GTGATAGTTTTGAGTAAAATAAATTTACAATTGTTTGCGGAAGAAAAAACTGAACCAGCTACTCCTAAAAGGCGACAAGATGCAAGAAAAAAAGGGCAAGTCTTCCAAAGTAGGGAAATAACTTCTGCTTTAGTAATTGTAGCAGGTTTTTTGGCAGTAAATATACTTACAATGCCTTCTTTAGAAAAAATGATGGCTTTAACAAAATATTTGCTTTATACTTATTCTGGAGCTAATGACGATGTTTTTAACGTAGTAGGTATACGAAATCTGTTTACATACGTCTTGCAGCAAGCAATATCAATAATTATGCCTATAATCTTATTGATTTTTGTCGTTTCTCTTGCATCAACTTATCTTCAAGTAGGCTTTGTATTTACAACCGAGCCCCTTGCCTTTAAATTGGAAAGATTAAATCCTGTGGAGGGCTTTAAGAGAATTTTTTCAAAAAGAGCATTAGTAGAATTAGCTAAATCTATTGCTAAAGTGGCAGTTCTTTTCTATATAATGTACTCTTTTTTAGCTTCTCAATATAAAGGTATACCAATGCTTCTTGATATGTCAGTTCAAGATATATTAAAATACGCTTTAAACATACTTTTGGGAATTACTATTAGAATAGGAATTGTACTTATTGTTCTTGGAGCGTTAGATTATTTCTTCCAGTGGAGAGAATATGAAACAAGTCTTAAAATGAGTAAAGAGGACATAAAGGAAGAGTTTAAAGAGACAGAAGGAAACCCACAGATAAAAGCAGAGATAAGAAGAAAGCAGCGACAAGTTTCTATGAGAAGAATGATGCAAGACTTAAAAAAGGCAGATGTCGTAATAACAAACCCAACTCATCTTGCTGTTGCTCTTATGTATGACAGCAATGTCAATGATGCACCTGTAGTGATAGCTAAAGGACAGGATATGATCGCCCTCAGAATAAAAGAAGAAGCTAAGAAGTTAACTATCCCTATAGTAGAGAATAAGCCATTGGCTCAAGCACTGTATAGGTCTACTGAAATAGGAGACATGATTCCACCAGAGCTTTATCAAGCTGTAGCTGAAGTTTTGGCTTATGTCTACAGCTTAAAGGGAGAATAG
- the fliR gene encoding flagellar biosynthetic protein FliR, producing MDIIQYLLQNVQVFILLFVRMLGIFILTPFFGTKNVPTTFKIGLGFFAAVIVFDTMGPVDLQINNVLDYFIVVISEFIVGLVIGLASMISFSAIHLAGQLIDYQLGFGLVNILDIHSETQVPLMGNFIYILTILIFMLMNGHYTLFTMLAKSVDIIPIGKVAFDLSGMSQVLTKMVSDMFILGFRISAPIILTTLLTDLTLGIISRTIPQLNVFMIGMPAKIFVGIFTLLIMLPMYLTIIDFMFNGMNADIFRLMKFMTR from the coding sequence ATGGATATAATTCAGTATTTACTTCAAAATGTTCAAGTTTTTATATTACTTTTCGTCAGAATGCTTGGCATTTTTATACTTACACCTTTTTTTGGTACAAAAAATGTTCCTACTACTTTTAAAATAGGTTTAGGTTTTTTTGCTGCAGTAATTGTTTTTGATACCATGGGACCAGTGGATTTGCAAATAAATAATGTTTTAGATTACTTTATTGTTGTCATATCTGAGTTCATTGTTGGACTCGTGATAGGGCTGGCATCTATGATATCCTTCAGTGCTATACATTTAGCCGGTCAGCTAATTGATTATCAGTTGGGTTTTGGACTAGTAAACATTTTAGACATTCATAGTGAAACCCAAGTTCCTTTAATGGGAAATTTCATATATATTTTGACAATCCTTATCTTCATGCTTATGAATGGCCATTATACCTTATTTACAATGTTGGCTAAAAGCGTTGATATAATTCCTATTGGCAAAGTTGCTTTTGATTTATCTGGTATGTCTCAGGTCTTAACAAAAATGGTCTCTGATATGTTTATATTAGGTTTTAGAATAAGTGCTCCTATAATTTTAACAACTCTTTTGACAGATTTAACTCTGGGAATAATCTCCCGTACTATACCTCAGCTTAACGTCTTTATGATAGGAATGCCAGCGAAGATTTTTGTTGGAATCTTTACTTTGCTTATTATGTTGCCGATGTACCTGACAATTATAGATTTTATGTTTAATGGAATGAATGCTGACATTTTTAGATTGATGAAATTTATGACAAGGTGA